A stretch of the Rosa rugosa chromosome 5, drRosRugo1.1, whole genome shotgun sequence genome encodes the following:
- the LOC133711469 gene encoding uncharacterized protein LOC133711469, whose protein sequence is MYGAVDSDEEGIGHEYNSDDEGDGDRFPKFNPKVDMRDPHFCKGMKFASPNILRAAIRERAIQNGWEPLFLKNDKVRLRAICKAEDCPFELFASKMQHEDTLMIKTYHGEHNCARVYENNTVKTPYLTDKFADQIKLNANISTALALAQTMAAGVRARVSFQQAYRTKKAGLKRVERSMKEQYARLQDYAKELKKVDPDTTVEIVCDFNNTEKLPIFQRMFVCLGALKRGFRAGCRPIFGLDRCHLKSAFGGQLLAAVGLDPNNTTYVVAYAMVEMESKDSWDWFLRILVKDLDIRGEGNGYTIISDKQKGLLPACELFSH, encoded by the exons ATGTATGGAGCTGTAGATTCAGATGAGGAAGGAATTGGCCATGAGTATAATTCTGATGATGAAGGAGATGGAGATAGATTTCCAAAGTTTAACCCTAAAGTGGATATGAGAGACCCTCACTTCTGTAAGGGTATGAAGTTTGCTTCCCCCAATATACTTAGGGCTGCTATCAGAGAGAGGGCAATTCAAAATGGTTGGGAACCTCTTTTTCTAAAGAATGACAAGGTTAGATTGAGGGCTATATGCAAGGCTGAAGACTGTCCATTCGAGTTATTTGCATCAAAAATGCAGCATGAAGATACCCTCATGATTAAGACATACCATGGAGAGCATAACTGTGCAAGAGTATATGAGAACAATACTGTGAAGACCCCCTACCTCACTGATAAGTTTGCAGACCAGATAAAGTTGAATGCTAACATTTCAACAG CACTTGCACTTGCACAGACCATGGCAGCTGGAGTGAGAGCAAGAGTTTCTTTTCAACAAGCTTATAGGACCAAGAAGGCAGGACTGAAGAGGGTTGAGAGGTCAATGAAAGAGCAATATGCTAGGTTACAAGACTATGCAAAGGAGTTGAAGAAGGTGGATCCTGACACAACAGTTGAGATAGTTTGTGACTTCAACAACACTGAGAAGCTCCCTATTTTTCAGAGGATGTTTGTGTGCTTAGGAGCTCTGAAGAGGGGTTTTAGGGCTGGTTGCAGACCCATTTTTGGATTAGATAGGTGCCACCTTAAGAGTGCATTTGGTGGTCAGTTGTTGGCAGCTGTGGGGTTGGATCCTAACAACACCACATATGTTGTTGCATATGCTATGGTGGAGATGGAAAGTAAAGATTCATGGGATTGGTTTCTGAGGATTTTGGTGAAGGACCTAGACATTAGGGGAGAAGGAAATGGGTATACCATAATTTCTGACAAGCAGAAAGGGTTGCTTCCAGCTTGTGAACTGTTCTCCCACTAG